In Choloepus didactylus isolate mChoDid1 chromosome 18, mChoDid1.pri, whole genome shotgun sequence, a single genomic region encodes these proteins:
- the LOC119513755 gene encoding protein-L-isoaspartate O-methyltransferase domain-containing protein 1-like has translation MAPGSRPFTAILGLCHQGIASERLKRPSEPEAATVGFSPRILPALPFPPGGAAVLLWRGRAAGCCGARGALAPGPARSSAGPTDRPTAAGPFGINHGIELHSDVVEYAKEKLESFIKNSDSFDKFEFCEPAFVVGNCLQIASDSHQYDRIYCGAGVQKDHENYMKILLKVGGILVMPIEDQLTQIMRTGQNTWESKNILAVSFAPLVQPSKSDNGRPDSVGLPPCAVRNLQDLARIYIRRTLRNFINDEMQAKGIPQRVPPKRKRKRVKQRINTYVFVGNQLIPQPLDSEEDEKMEEDNKEEEEKDHSEAMKPEQPPQNLLREKIMKLPLPESLKAYLTYFREK, from the exons ATGGCCCCTGGGTCCAGGCCCTTCACTGCTATTCTTGGTCTCTGTCACCAAGGCATTGCCTCCG AAAGGTTAAAAAGGCCATCAGAGCCTGAGGCCGCGACTGTCGGGTTTTCTCCACGGATCCTGCCCGCCCTTCCCTTCCCCCCGGGCGGCGCGGCGGTGTTGTTGTGGCGGGGGCGGGCGGCCGGCTGCTGCGGAGCCCGCGGAGCCCTAGCGCCTGGACCTGCGCGCAGCTCGGCGGGCCCAACCGACCGGCCGACCGCCGCAGGTCCTTTTGGAATAAATCATGGGATTGAGCTTCATTCAGATGTGGTGGAATATGCCAAGGAAAAACTGGAGAGCTTCATCAAAAATAGTGATAGCTTTGATAAATTTGAGTTCTGTGAACCTGCATTTGTGGTTGGTAATTGCCTCCAAATAGCATCTGACAGCCATCAGTATGATCGAATTTATTGTGGAGCCGGAGTCCAGAAAGACCATGAAAACTacatgaaaatattattaaaagttgGAGGCATTCTAGTCATGCCTATAGAGGATCAGTTAACACAAATTATGCGAACTGGACAAAACACTTGGGAAAGTAAAAATATCCTTGCTGTTTCATTTGCTCCACTTGTTCAGCCAAGTAAGAGTGATAATGGCAGACCCGATTCAGTGGGACTCCCCCCATGTGCTGTCAGGAATCTACAGGACTTGGCTCGTATTTACATTCGACGCACACTTAGAAACTTCATAAATGATGAAATGCAGGCCAAGGGGATTCCTCAAAGAGTGCCACCAAAAAGGAAACGGAAGAGAGTTAAACAAAGAATTAACACTTATGTGTTTGTGGGTAATCAGCTTATTCCTCAGCCTCTAGACAGTGAGGAggatgaaaaaatggaagaagataacaaagaagaggaagagaaagatcaCAGTGAAGCCATGAAGCCAGAGCAGCCTCCTCAAAATTTACTGAGGGAAAAAATCATGAAGCTGCCCCTCCCTGAATCTTTAAAAGCTTACTTGacatattttagagaaaaataa